In the Larimichthys crocea isolate SSNF chromosome XXI, L_crocea_2.0, whole genome shotgun sequence genome, one interval contains:
- the cib2 gene encoding calcium and integrin-binding family member 2 isoform X4, whose amino-acid sequence MDYTNDPDCKLPLALIVNMPELKENPFRSRIVESFSEDGMGNLSFNEFVDMFSVLSEMAPRELKAIYAFKIYDYNVDNYLCKEDLEKTLNKLTKEELTPEEVELVCEKTIEEADLDGDSKLSYSDFENMITRAPDFLSTFHIRI is encoded by the exons ATGGACTACACCAATGATCCTGATTGTAAATTGCCTTTAGCCTTAATAGTCAACATGCCGGAgttaaag GAAAACCCGTTTCGCAGCAGGATCGTAGAGTCTTTCTCAGAGGATGGGATGGGGAATCTCAGCTTCAATGAATTTGTGGACATGTTCTCAGTCCTCAGTGAGATGGCTCCTAGAGAACTCAAGGCCATATACGCCTTCAAAATATACG ATTACAATGTGGATAATTACCTGTGCAAAGAAGATCTGGAAAAGACTCTGAATAAGCTAACGAAGGAGGAGTTGACTCCTGAAGAAGTGGAGCTGGTGTGCGAGAAAACCATCGAGGAGGCGGATTTAGATGGAGACAGCAAACTCTCCTATTCAGACTTTGAAAATATGATAACTAGGGCTCCTGACTTTTTAAG CACCTTCCACATACGAATCTGA